A section of the Lineus longissimus chromosome 1, tnLinLong1.2, whole genome shotgun sequence genome encodes:
- the LOC135496989 gene encoding uncharacterized protein LOC135496989, producing MAASLNELLEKRRITRGRFTKYITVTDTAAKEAETLVADDESNEKDVHIAIRTALSSFKRVEEVYGELSGVQDQIDYHADNDARLKAVKDDDGEVRYLKAYNHMCASIQGLEACLSPVQEASEASGKSAKSEFSPEMFAESLSKALAGVSTGVSETQLEEILSTLTHKKRVIQIPKFKGDTELFDQWRDLVGAEVRKPGYSDVEKTHVVISLLDGEVAKLVSGLKDPSYEEIIEFLENRYGDVLARIEKAVNEIASVPVVKSPTVRELDPVLNTLVANWNYIKKRTHDDPELIRSSWILTALVRRKMPKSLVRKWDSERIKEEKRTTAPSNLPIRIDDLIEKIQDAVKVARRSESLPNDPKKERSFERRPSGHALNVIPQTQESTESRCVFCDNAHQSYSCPSVSKMRVEERCERVKAARACFNCLSRFHMVKTCRSRGCKSCKKNHHTLLHFEKRSGSDNAARSNVSGSSNLTSKVPHQNKVESTAGLVKSTGSTNVVMQSGIVKLESKSRVAEGRVLLDTGSGVTFISRSMAKRLNLRGPKVEGEFILAGGEVMATTTEKVKFYLSGILPGWKGEVFEISAYILDKPSAPINAVNVDFTKMSHLRGLQLAERFPIQANSEVDVLLGIEDTLNILKEKRIRGPPGTPMAQKTHIGWILCGPYSTQTEVNRTYCVHRVSFQEQNETEMATRYWDLEHLGIRPNESKNSTELETSALEQHRMMTTRVGDHYVTGLPRHPSYKDRILKSNRALATNRLIGLEKRLKRDPRLASEYEAQIQDLLSAGRAEKVLEDREPDNHQVWYLPHHPVVRRDKTTTKVRVVFDGSMIGYEGVSLNETLLPGPALQPDLPGVLLRFRRHRVALVADIEKMFLQVKMRKEDQDSQRFLWRGLDKSKEPEVYRLTTVTFGLTSSPFSSIQTILDHVKTKKESYPKAVAEIEDNIFVDDVLTGEELVEDAATLTTDLKTVLYDGGFSLRKFISNKPEALSHLEERDLASFHKVATFAEESTKTLGVKYSPREDVLMFSFLERMDDRPVETRRSVLQQLHRVYDPLGMLSPFTIKAKQIFQRTWLTQGTWDDPLPEELDHEWRTWKEQVEILDEIKVPRCLKPEDFQNPIYSLHGFGDACEASYGSAIYLLAEDRPSGRKYSTLLFSKTRLSPIGKRRSIPELELIAALINARLVTYVRNELKLLIEKTTCWTDSQVVLHWISKPAYTWQVFVANRVSEIQQLVRPLNWRYVPGKLNPADLCSRGVTARAVVDSALWWDGPLFLRQKETEWPPIIVVSNEAEKANEKKKTTSTALAVLPSQRIKDSEVEQYVEKFSDYEKFIRVMMRLRSWITLYRRDKANKDVDTVRDEGSDRLSERRKEELHWIQWAQEKHFQKEIQKLKAGESVEKTSVIVQLNPYWDKRSRVIRVGGRLNYAPLPEEVKHPIVLPTHNSFVKMLVMHYHKITLHPGAAQTLASLRNRYWIVHGKQEVRRILNTCKTCREPLKIDQRMAPLPEERISIAPAFTNVGVDFAGPLFVRVTVGGESTSKVYICLFSCMVTRAIHLELVETLTTEQFMLALRRMMSRRGRCRMMLSDNAKTFKKASDIVQKIFKKQDDVRDKLEQEGIRWKFITERAPWHGGFYERMVGSVKRPLKKVLGKSKLTQIELMTVLTEVEAMVNSRPLTMVSSDTEDWLPLTPGHLAIGRSPKSLPEVDKVTAQTTLGKRWRYQQSLMKQFWNRWTTEYLLQLQQMRKWTDVRDNLQVGDVVFLAEEGMRKGDWTLAKVEELHPGRDNLVRSVTVRTAAGLRRRPVQKLRLLEPVDNQ from the coding sequence ATGGCGGCAAGTTTAAATGAGTTGCTTGAGAAGAGGCGAATCACCAGAGGTCGCTTCACAAAATATATCACTGTGACAGATACAGCTGCTAAGGAAGCTGAAAcacttgttgctgatgatgagtCTAATGAAAAAGATGTGCATATAGCGATACGTACAGctctttcttcattcaaaagGGTTGAGGAAGTTTATGGGGAGTTATCAGGAGTGCAGGATCAAATAGATTATCATGCAGACAATGATGCTCGCCTAAAAGCGGtgaaagatgatgatggtgaggtgAGATACCTCAAAGCGTACAATCATATGTGTGCTTCGATACAAGGGTTAGAGGCATGTTTATCACCTGTGCAGGAAGCAAGTGAAGCATCCGGAAAATCTGCTAAATCTGAGTTCAGCCCGGAAATGTTTGCAGAAAGCTTGTCAAAGGCTCTCGCCGGAGTGAGCACTGGCGTTTCTGAGACACAACTAGAAGAAATTCTTTCTACGCTGACGCACAAGAAGCGAGTTATTCAGATCCCAAAATTCAAGGGCGATACTGAGCTATTTGATCAATGGCGAGATCTTGTGGGTGCAGAGGTTAGAAAACCTGGGTACAGTGACGTCGAGAAGACTCATGTTGTAATTTCATTACTCGATGGAGAGGTAGCAAAGTTGGTGTCTGGTTTGAAAGACCCAAGCTACGAAGAAATAATCGAGTTCTTAGAGAATCGTTACGGAGATGTGTTAGCTCGCATTGAGAAGGCTGTCAATGAGATAGCTAGTGTTCCAGTTGTAAAAAGTCCCACAGTTCGAGAGTTGGATCCTGTGCTGAACACACTGGTGGCAAACTGGAATTACATTAAGAAGAGGACACACGATGACCCAGAGCTCATCCGATCTAGTTGGATTCTCACTGCGTTAGTAAGGAGGAAGATGCCGAAGAGTTTGGTGAGAAAGTGGGACAGCGAACGAATCAAAGAAGAAAAGAGAACGACAGCTCCGTCCAACCTTCCAATTCGAATTGACGACTTGATCGAGAAGATCCAAGATGCAGTGAAGGTTGCTAGAAGGTCAGAGTCCCTTCCAAACGATCCAAAAAAGGAAAGATCATTTGAAAGGCGTCCATCTGGCCACGCCTTGAATGTGATCCCACAAACACAGGAGAGTACCGAAAGTCGGTGTGTCTTTTGTGATAATGCACACCAATCCTATTCGTGTCCGTCCGTTTCCAAGATGCGTGTTGAGGAGAGATGCGAGCGTGTGAAAGCAGCAAGGGCTTGCTTCAATTGCTTGTCGAGATTCCACATGGTAAAAACATGTCGATCTAGGGGATGCAAATCGTGTAAGAAGAATCACCATACTTTGCTCCACTTCGAGAAAAGAAGTGGAAGTGACAACGCTGCGAGAAGTAATGTATCAGGTTCTTCTAACCTTACATCAAAGGTACCACATCAGAACAAAGTTGAATCGACTGCAGGACTGGTCAAGTCTACTGGTTCAACGAATGTCGTCATGCAGAGCGGCATAGTCAAACTTGAGTCAAAGTCTAGGGTTGCGGAAGGTCGCGTGTTACTGGACACCGGGAGTGGTGTTACGTTCATTAGCCGTTCAATGGCAAAAAGATTGAATTTGAGAGGCcccaaggttgaaggtgagttcATCTTGGCAGGTGGAGAGGTGATGGCTACCACTACTGAGAAGGTCAAGTTCTATCTATCGGGAATTCTTCCTGGCTGGAAGGGAGAAGTTTTCGAAATTTCTGCGTACATTTTGGACAAGCCAAGTGCTCCGATAAATGCTGTCAACGTGGATTTCACCAAGATGAGTCATTTGAGGGGTCTACAGCTCGCGGAAAGATTTCCTATCCAGGCAAACTCTGAAGTGGATGTTCTTCTGGGCATTGAAGACACTCTCAACATCTTAAAAGAGAAGAGAATCAGAGGGCCTCCAGGAACGCCCATGGCACAGAAGACTCACATAGGCTGGATCCTATGTGGGCCGTACTCAACCCAGACCGAAGTCAACCGTACTTATTGTGTCCACCGCGTCAGCTtccaagaacaaaatgaaactgagATGGCAACCCGTTATTGGGACCTTGAACACCTGGGCATTCGTCCTAATGAGAGTAAGAACTCGACTGAACTTGAGACTTCGGCCTTGGAGCAACACCGAATGATGACAACACGAGTAGGAGACCATTATGTGACTGGATTACCACGTCATCCAAGTTACAAGGATAGGATCCTCAAAAGCAACAGAGCCTTAGCTACCAATCGTCTAATAGGACTCGAGAAGAGACTGAAGAGAGACCCCAGATTAGCATCCGAGTATGAAGCTCAGATTCAAGACCTGCTCTCAGCTGGAAGAGCCGAAAAGGTATTGGAGGATAGAGAGCCTGACAATCATCAGGTTTGGTACCTTCCTCACCATCCAGTCGTGCGAAGAGATAAGACGACGACCAAAGTGCGTGTTGTTTTTGATGGGTCCATGATTGGATATGAAGGTGTATCGTTAAATGAGACATTGCTGCCAGGGCCAGCATTGCAGCCGGATCTCCCAGGGGTTTTGTTGCGATTTAGACGCCACAGAGTGGCATTAGTGGCTGACATCGAGAAGATGTTCCTTCAAGTTAAAATGAGAAAAGAGGATCAGGATTCTCAGAGGTTCTTATGGAGAGgtttggacaagtccaaggaaccGGAGGTTTATCGTTTAACAACGGTGACTTTTGGTCTCACTTCATCACCATTCTCAAGTATACAGACGATTCTTGACCACGTGAAGACAAAGAAGGAATCATATCCAAAAGCTGTCGCTGAGATCGAAGACAACATCTTCGTTGATGATGTTCTTACTGGTGAGGAATTAGTAGAAGACGCGGCAACTTTaacaactgatttgaagactgTTTTGTATGACGGAGGGTTTTCTTTGCGaaaatttatttcgaacaaGCCAGAGGCGCTATCTCATTTAGAAGAGAGAGACTTAGCTTCATTTCACAAGGTTGCAACATTTGCCGAGGAAAGCACAAAGACGCTGGGCGTGAAATACTCACCACGTGAAGATgtcctcatgttttccttccttgAGAGAATGGACGATAGGCCGGTGGAGACTCGTCGTTCTGTTCTACAGCAGTTACACAGAGTATACGATCCGTTAGGAATGCTTTCTCCGTTCACCATAAAGGCAAAACAGATTTTCCAGAGAACATGGCTGACACAAGGGACATGGGACGACCCTTTACCCGAGGAGCTAGATCATGAATGGAGGACTTGGAAGGAACAAGTTGAGATCCTCGATGAAATCAAAGTTCCTCGATGCCTCAAACCTGAAGATTTCCAGAATCCAATTTACTCCCTCCATGGTTTTGGCGATGCGTGCGAAGCTTCCTACGGCAGTGCAATCTATCTCTTGGCTGAAGATAGACCATCTGGAAGGAAGTATTCTACACTGCTCTTTTCAAAGACTCGTCTGTCTCCTATTGGGAAGAGACGTAGCATTCCTGAGCTGGAACTCATTGCCGCGCTCATCAATGCTAGACTGGTGACATACGTCAGAAATGAACTCAAGCTGCTGATAGAGAAGACAACCTGTTGGACTGACTCTCAGGTCGTGTTGCACTGGATTTCAAAGCCAGCGTATACATGGCAAGTTTTCGTTGCTAATCGGGTGTCAGAGATTCAACAGCTTGTTAGACCACTGAATTGGAGATACGTGCCCGGCAAACTTAATCCTGCGGACCTATGCTCACGAGGTGTCACAGCGAGAGCAGTGGTCGACTCCGCACTGTGGTGGGATGGACCACTGTTTCTGAGGCAAAAGGAAACGGAGTGGCCCCCAATAATTGTGGTATCTAATGAAGCCGAGAAGgctaacgagaagaagaagacaacaagTACCGCGTTGGCGGTTTTGCCCAGTCAAAGAATCAAGGACTCCGAGGTAGAACAATATGTGGAGAAATTTTCAGACTATGAGAAATTCATCAGAGTCATGATGAGATTGAGGAGTTGGATCACACTATACCGAAGAGACAAAGCAAACAAAGATGTAGACACTGTCCGAGATGAGGGGAGTGATCGATTGAGTGAGAGGAGGAAGGAAGAACTTCATTGGATACAATGGGCCCAAGAGAAGCATTTCCAGAAGGAGATACAGAAGCTTAAAGCTGGAGAGAGTGTAGAGAAGACAAGTGTCATCGTCCAATTGAACCCATATTGGGATAAGCGATCACGAGTTATCCGCGTAGGTGGTCGCCTCAACTATGCCCCACTGCCAGAAGAAGTGAAGCACCCAATCGTTCTTCCGACTCACAATTCGTTCGTGAAGATGCTTGTGATGCATTACCACAAGATTACCTTGCATCCTGGAGCGGCTCAGACTCTAGCAAGTCTACGAAACAGATATTGGATTGTCCATGGGAAACAAGAGGTGCGGCGGATACTCAATACGTGCAAAACCTGTCGAGAACCTCTCAAGATCGACCAACGAATGGCACCTTTGCCAGAGGAGCGTATATCAATCGCACCAGCATTCACTAATGTCGGTGTCGATTTTGCTGGGCCACTCTTCGTGAGGGTCACAGTTGGAGGTGAATCAACAAGCAAAGTGTACATTTGTCTGTTTTCCTGTATGGTGACTAGGGCCATACACCTTGAGCTTGTCGAAACACTGACTACTGAGCAGTTTATGTTGGCCTTGCGGAGAATGATGAGCCGAAGAGGACGATGTCGGATGATGCTGTCGGACAACGCTAAAACTTTTAAGAAGGCTTCAGACATAGTCCAGAAGATTTTCAAGAAGCAGGATGATGTTAGAGACAAGTTAGAACAAGAGGGCATACGCTGGAAGTTCATCACTGAACGTGCTCCATGGCACGGTGGGTTTTACGAGAGAATGGTTGGATCGGTAAAGAGACCATTGAAGAAGGTTCTCGGGAAATCGAAGCTCACCCAGATTGAGCTGATGACTGTTTTAACGGAAGTAGAGGCAATGGTGAACTCGCGTCCATTGACCATGGTGTCGAGTGATACAGAGGATTGGTTGCCCCTCACTCCGGGGCACCTTGCCATAGGACGAAGCCCCAAGTCTCTTCCGGAGGTTGACAAGGTTACAGCACAGACCACACTTGGCAAGCGTTGGCGGTACCAACAGTCTCTTATGAAGCAATTTTGGAACAGATGGACAACAGAGTACCTTCTCCAACTCCAGCAGATGCGGAAGTGGACCGATGTAAGGGACAACCTTCAAGTTGGGGACGTTGTATTTTTGGCAGAAGAAGGGATGCGAAAGGGAGACTGGACGTTGGCCAAAGTGGAAGAGTTGCACCCAGGCAGGGACAACTTAGTGAGGTCCGTGACAGTGAGGACAGCTGCTGGTCTGAGACGGCGACCAGTACAGAAGTTAAGGTTACTTGAACCAGTAGATAATCAGTAG